In one Nicotiana sylvestris chromosome 8, ASM39365v2, whole genome shotgun sequence genomic region, the following are encoded:
- the LOC104249570 gene encoding pentatricopeptide repeat-containing protein At3g29230-like, which yields MAVRFKHPKQSLSLSSEYVNKFIKTQINLSKPPPKLWSDQHDAESFDPYNNNSAQILNLSHPILRILDSCTPNLKYFNQIHSQLILSGIFQHPLAAGRVVKKLCSSQLTLTHAVKIFENLETPDAFICNTIMKSFVNFDEPSKALFFYYDQMVKNGIFQNNYTFPILFKACADLGMVKEGKKIHAHIVKCGFELDLYTRNVLIHMYSVCWRIDDARKVFDLSSDSDLVTWNTMIDGYVKNGEVNFARRVFDVMPERDVFSWNSMLSGYVGIGDMEAANLLFMDMPSRDIVTWNCLLDGYANVGNVVAARSLFEQMDYQDVVSWTTLMALYVRLKDYGECLRLFDRLMQGRDIQPNEAILMSVLTACAHLGKLDLGKWIHSYISYSRRINPDTLLSTALLTMYAKCGQMDLAKEVFAQMPEKSVVSWNSMIMGYGTHGHGEEALETFMEMEKSGVMPNDATFVCVLSACTHSGMVLEGWWYFNVMTRVYRIEPKVEHYGCMVDLLGRAGLTRDSEDLIKNMPMDSGPALWGALLSACKTHSNVELGEIIAKRLIERDPEDIGSYVLLSNIYAAQERWDDVEKVRNMMVVKGIRKEAGSSLVQFANSNMWCFPEDVSVHKRNILCSMLNEMGAQIKCQSER from the coding sequence ATGGCCGTTAGATTTAAACATCCCAAGCAATCCCTCTCCCTTTCTTCAGAATACGTTAATAAGTTCATCAAAACCCAAATAAACCTTTCAAAGCCCCCTCCAAAGCTCTGGTCTGATCAACATGATGCTGAATCTTTTGACCCATACAACAACAATAGTGCACAGATATTGAATTTAAGCCACCCCATTTTACGTATCTTAGATTCTTGCACCCCAAACTTGAAATATTTTAATCAAATACATTCCCAGCTCATACTTTCAGGCATTTTTCAACACCCTTTAGCTGCAGGTCGAGTTGTGAAGAAACTTTGCTCTTCACAGCTCACTTTAACTCATGCTGTAAAGATTTTTGAGAATCTTGAAACCCCAGATGCTTTTATTTGTAATACAATCATGAaaagttttgtgaattttgatgaACCAAGTAAAGCTTTGTTTTTTTACTATGATCAGATGGTTAAAAATGGAATATTTCAGAATAATTATACCTTTCCGATATTGTTTAAGGCTTGTGCTGATTTGGGTATGGTAAAAGAAGGTAAGAAGATTCATGCCCATATTGTGAAATGTGGGTTTGAGTTGGATTTGTACACTAGGAATGTTTTGATTCATATGTACTCAGTTTGTTGGCGGATTGATGATGCACGGAAGGTGTTTGATTTAAGTTCTGACTCAGATTTGGTGACTTGGAATACTATGATTGACGGGTATGTGAAAAATGGAGAAGTGAATTTTGCGCGTCGTGTTTTTGATGTAATGCCGGAAAGGGATGTATTTAGTTGGAATTCCATGTTATCTGGATATGTGGGGATTGGAGATATGGAGGCTGCAAATTTACTGTTTATGGATATGCCTTCGAGGGATATTGTTACTTGGAATTGTTTGCTCGATGGGTATGCTAATGTTGGAAATGTAGTAGCTGCCCGTTCTCTGTTTGAGCAGATGGATTATCAGGATGTAGTATCTTGGACAACTTTAATGGCTCTTTATGTGAGACTAAAGGACTATGGGGAATGTTTGAGATTGTTTGATAGATTGATGCAGGGAAGAGATATTCAGCCAAATGAGGCAATCCTTATGAGTGTTTTGACTGCTTGTGCACATTTAGGGAAACTTGATCTAGGAAAGTGGATACATTCTTATATAAGTTATAGTAGGAGGATTAACCCTGACACGTTGCTTTCAACTGCCCTGTTGACAATGTATGCCAAGTGCGGGCAGATGGATTTGGCGAAGGAGGTATTTGCTCAGATGCCAGAGAAAAGTGTTGTGTCGTGGAACTCTATGATAATGGGTTATGGAACCCACGGGCACGGTGAGGAAGCACTTGAAACATTCATGGAGATGGAAAAAAGTGGAGTGATGCCTAATGATGCTACGTTCGTTTGTGTTCTAAGTGCATGTACTCACTCAGGGATGGTATTAGAGGGCTGGTGGTATTTTAATGTGATGACTAGAGTTTATAGAATAGAGCCTAAAGTTGAGCACTACGGCTGCATGGTTGATCTTCTTGGGCGAGCTGGTTTGACGAGAGATTCTGAAGACCTTATCAAGAATATGCCTATGGACTCTGGACCGGCATTATGGGGAGCTTTGCTTTCGGCTTGCAAGACCCACTCAAATGTGGAACTTGGTGAGATCATAGCCAAGAGATTAATTGAGAGGGATCCAGAGGATATTGGATCGTATGTGCTTCTGTCCAACATATATGCTGCGCAAGAGAGATGGGATGACGTGGAGAAGGTAAGAAATATGATGGTTGTAAAGGGAATTAGAAAGGAAGCAGGATCTAGCCTAGTCCAATTTGCAAACTCGAACATGTGGTGTTTTCCAGAAGATGTTTCAGTACACAAGAGAAATATATTGTGTTCCATGTTGAATGAGATGGGAGCTCAGATCAAATGCCAGAGTGAAAGGTGA
- the LOC104249569 gene encoding expansin-like B1, whose amino-acid sequence MAPLQLVAVFATTLIFMQTTANSQTCPDCFVHSRAAHYPNSEEKGTETGSCGFGTFGATINGGDVSAASDLFRNGLGCGACYQVRCTNSNYCSDKGVTVVITDQGAGDRTDFILSQRAFARMAQTTDAAASLLSLGVVDIEYRRVSCSYPDKNITIKIEESSDNPHYLAFVIWYQQGKRDITAVQLCETQNFVCKLLDRTRGAVWTTTSPPRGPLQIRMLLSDDDGDETWVIPVNNIPENWKSGDTYDSGIQVDA is encoded by the exons ATGGCTCCTCTTCAACTTGTCGCAGTCTTTGCAACAACTCTTATCTTCATGCAAACTACAGCGAATTCTCAGACATGCCCGGATTGTTTCGTTCATTCACGTGCAGCCCACTATCCAAATTCAGAAGAAAAAGGAACAGAAA CTGGGAGTTGTGGATTTGGTACTTTTGGAGCAACAATCAATGGCGGAGATGTGTCAGCAGCATCAGACCTCTTTCGTAATGGTCTAGGATGTGGTGCATGCTACCAG GTGAGGTGCACCAATAGTAACTATTGTTCTGATAAAGGAGTGACCGTAGTTATAACAGATCAAGGAGCAGGTGATCGCACAGACTTTATTCTAAGTCAGCGAGCCTTTGCTCGCATGGCTCAGACGACAGATGCTGCTGCTTCTCTATTATCACTTGGTGTGGTGGATATCGAGTATAGAAG GGTCTCTTGCAGCTATCCAGACAAAAATATTACAATCAAGATTGAAGAGAGCAGCGACAATCCTCATTACTTGGCTTTTGTGATATGGTATCAACAAGGGAAAAGGGATATTACAGCTGTGCAACTGTGCGAG ACACAAAATTTTGTATGCAAGCTGTTGGACAGGACACGTGGAGCAGTGTGGACTACTACTTCACCTCCAAGGGGACCTTTGCAAATCAGAATGCTATTGAGTGATGATGATGGAGATGAGACCTGGGTTATTCCTGTTAATAATATACCTGAGAACTGGAAATCTGGTGACACATATGACTCAGGAATACAAGTGGATGCATAA
- the LOC104249572 gene encoding haloacid dehalogenase-like hydrolase domain-containing protein Sgpp has translation MTAPAGENSTESSSSLARLAPLQAVLFDVDGTLCDSDPLHFYAFREMLLEIGYNGGVPVDEDWFVKTIAGKHNDDIAAALFPDDLERGLKFCDEKEAMFRRLVKEQLKPIDGLYKVKKWIEDRGLKRAAVTNAPRLNGELIIEILGLKDFFDVVIIGSECKRAKPFPDPYLKALELLKVSKDHTFIFEDSVSGIKAGVAAGMPVVGLATRNPPHLLMEAKPAFLIKDYEDPKLWADLEEIDKKSGAGTTTV, from the exons ATGACTGCTCCTGCTGGGGAAAATTCTACAGAAAG TTCTTCGTCTCTAGCAAGACTTGCTCCCCTTCAAGCAGTACTATTTGACGTAGACGGGACTTTATGTGATTCAGATCCACTTCACTTTTATGCCTTCCGTGAAATGCTTCTAGAG ATAGGCTACAATGGTGGTGTGCCGGTTGATGAGGACTGGTTTGTCAAAACTATTGCTGGCAAACACAATGATGACATTGCTGCTGCCCTTTTCCCTGATGATCTGGAAAGGGGTCTTAAATTCTGTGACGAGAAAGAAGCTATGTTTAGAAG GTTGGTGAAAGAACAGTTGAAACCTATAGACGGCCTGTACAAGGTGAAGAAGTGGATTGAGGATCGTGGGCTGAAACGGGCTGCAGTTACCAATGCACCTAGACTGAACGGTGAACTGATAATAGAAATACTTGGCCTAAAGGATTTCTTTGATGTGGTTATTATTGGAAGTGAGTGTAAGCGTGCAAAACCATTTCCCGACCCTTACTTGAAGGCCCTTGAACTGCTTAAGGTGTCGAAAGATCACACATTCatatttgag GATTCCGTTTCTGGAATAAAAGCTGGGGTGGCAGCTGGGATGCCTGTTGTCGGATTGGCAACCCGAAATCCACCTCACTTGCTTATGGAAGCAAAGCCTGCTTTTCTTATCAAAGATTATGAAGATCCGAAACTATGGGCAGATCTTGAGGAGATCGACAAAAAGTCAGGTGCTGGAACAACCACAGTCTGA